The region AGAATTGGGTTGCTGAAACCATTCCGCCAGTATATGAAGCACCAAATGCAGGATAGTTTGGATTAATCATTATGCTTTTTAGATACCCTTTATAGGTGTTCTTAGCAAAAATCATTCGTGCTCCTGCTGATAGGGAAATCATATCGTTTATAGCATAACTGGCATTGAGCTGAGCTCCCCAAAATACGCTTGTCCCTTTAAAATTAATATTCGCTGAATAGTTAGTGGTTGGAATTGTGGGAACATTTGCAGCAAGCATTGCTGGAATGGCTGATACTGGTATTTCAAAACTTGGAAGACCCGTATCATATTTTGCAGATCCTCCTCCTGAATTTGGTTGAAAACCAAAACCTAAAGCAAGTTTATTTTTCTTATACACAGCATAAAGATCTGGGAATAATGGTGCTGTAACATCACCAACATATTTAGCCTTATGAAGTGAAGGAAATTTGTTTTCAATTGTTTTTTTCTGAAAAACTGATTGATTGCTAAGTGATAGATGAAATCCATCCGCAAGTTTTGTTAATCCAGCCGGATTATAGTAAACCGCATCCAAACTTGTAGATGCATCGCGAGCAAGCATACGAACGTATGAAGCGCTTTGGCCCGCATTGGTGACAATACCACCAGCAAATACTGCAATTGGTGACATCAATCCTGTAAATAGTAAAGCAAATAGTACTCTTTTCATAAACATTAATTTAAGGTTATTACTTTTTTTCATTTAGGTTAAATTGAACGTGTGTTCTATACGACTGTTCGAAGTAAAAAGATACTTCACCCGTACTTTATTTAGGCAAAAAGATATGAATCAAATAATCAGAAATTGTGAAAGGAATCCTGTTTTTAGTCCAATGTTACAGGAATCATGGTGGAAAAAGAAATGGTAGAGGTGGCTAAACTTAAAGATTTGTGATTTTAACGAATAGGTATCGATTGCAGTATCTTTTAGCTCTGTACTAGAATAAAAAATCATACTAAACGACTTTTTTATAAATCGTTTTAAAAAGACATAATATCCTACAATTGCTAGAAACAACCTTGCCCTGCGCATCGAATCAGGATGTAAATTTAAATGCTAATATATATATTTCTTAATAACAATAAAATTTTTAAAAAACTAAGTGATTAATAATAAAAGCCTTTTATCGCCCAATTACATATTTATCAGCCAGTTTACATGTTAAATAACATAAATAAATTTTTATTTGATAAAAAAATATGTGCCCGCTGTTTTTTACTAACTTATCCGACAAATTAAACCGATTATACATTTAAGGAGTCAAATGAATTTCGAATGTGTTTTGAAAACAACGGAGATACTAATTTGTTAATTATTTAAAAATATGAAATCACTAAACGGATTGTTGAAATTAAGCCTTATTGGGTTGATTTTGTTGATGTTTACTGGCAGTATTTACTCTCAGGACAGCGGGAATGGGTACACCTTTACAATGCTTAAACAGGTTAAAACCACTCCAGTAAAAAATCAACAAAGCACAGGCACATGCTGGAGCTTTGCAACAATCTCTTTCATTGAGACAGAATTAATCCGTTTAGGTCAACCTGAATTTGATCTATCGGAAATGTATTTTGCAAGGTGTGCATACTCCGACAAAGCCAATCTTTATGTCCGGTATCAGGGTACAAATAATTTTGGTCAAGGTGGTCAGGCTCATGATGTTTTGAATATGATGAGAAGTTATGGTATGGCTACTGAAGAATCGTATCAAGGCAAGAATTATGGTAGCAATGACCATGTTCATGGTGAACTAGAGTCTGTTCTGAATGTTTTCCTTGACGCTATTGTTAAAAATCCTAATAAGAAATTAACAACTGCTTGGGCTCCTGCTTATGAATCAATTCTTGATGCATATCTAGGCAAAGCACCAACAGAATTAACCATCAATGGGAAAAAATTTACTCCAAAATCATTTCTAGAATCAACTGGATTGAAACTGGATGATTACGTTGAGATTACCTCTTTCAACCATCACCCCTTCTATCAAAGTTTTATACTTGAGATTCCCGACAACTGGCACCGAGATACATACTATAATGTTCCACTTAATGATCTTTCCACAATAATTGATAATGCAATAATGAACGGATACTCAGTTTGCTGGGATGGTGATGTTAGCGAAAAAGGTTTTGCATATAAAAAAGGGGTGGCTATTCTTCCTGCTGCAAAAGTGGAAGATCTTAAAAACACTGATATGAGTCGATGGACTGAAGTTTCAGAAAAAGATAGAGTAGCACAGATGTTTACTTTTAGCGGACCCGTACCCGAGATAAATGTTACCCAAGAAACCCGTCAGCTAAACTTTGATAATCAAACAACAACCGACGATCATCTAATGCACCTTGTAGGTATTGCAAACGATCAGAATGGAACAAAGTACTACTATACCAAAAATAGCTGGGGAACAGAAAATCATATTTATAACGGGTTTTTTTACATGTCCGAATCTTTTGTGAAGATGAAAACCATTGCAATTCTTGTGCATAAAGATGCTATTCCTACTGAAATAGCCACTAAAATGGGGATTGTTAAATTTAGAAATATTACTAAATAGTCGGCTTGTATTAAACGTCGTAGAAACCTGATAGAAAACAAAACTATCAGGTTTTTTTCGTTTCAATAAACCAAAAGATTACAACCTCTTAGCTGCGCTTCATTCATTCTACCTAAAATTTCAAATGAGCCATCATCATGGGTTTTACCTAAATCTTCCGTT is a window of Bacteroidales bacterium DNA encoding:
- a CDS encoding aminopeptidase, producing the protein MFTGSIYSQDSGNGYTFTMLKQVKTTPVKNQQSTGTCWSFATISFIETELIRLGQPEFDLSEMYFARCAYSDKANLYVRYQGTNNFGQGGQAHDVLNMMRSYGMATEESYQGKNYGSNDHVHGELESVLNVFLDAIVKNPNKKLTTAWAPAYESILDAYLGKAPTELTINGKKFTPKSFLESTGLKLDDYVEITSFNHHPFYQSFILEIPDNWHRDTYYNVPLNDLSTIIDNAIMNGYSVCWDGDVSEKGFAYKKGVAILPAAKVEDLKNTDMSRWTEVSEKDRVAQMFTFSGPVPEINVTQETRQLNFDNQTTTDDHLMHLVGIANDQNGTKYYYTKNSWGTENHIYNGFFYMSESFVKMKTIAILVHKDAIPTEIATKMGIVKFRNITK